One Microbacterium marinum genomic window carries:
- the rpsA gene encoding 30S ribosomal protein S1: MTNATTAPATKQVAINDIGSAEDFLAAVEKTLKFFNDGDLIEGTVVKIDRDEVLLDVGYKTEGVIPSRELSIKHDVDPNEVVGVGDQVEALVLQKEDKEGRLILSKKRAQYERAWGDVEKIKENDGVVTGSVIEVVKGGLIVDIGLRGFLPASLIELRRVRDLTPYLGQELEAKILELDKNRNNVVLSRRALLEQTQSESRSNFLNNLHKGQVRKGTVSSIVNFGAFVDLGGVDGLVHVSELSWKHIEHASEVVEVGQEVTVEILEVDLDRERVSLSLKATQEDPWQVFARTHAIGQVAPGKVTKLVPFGAFVRVADGIEGLVHISELSGKHVELAEQVVSVGEEVFIKIIDIDLERRRISLSLKQANESVDPNGTEFDPALYGMVTEYDENGEYKYPEGFDPETNQWKEGFDEARLAWEAEYAAAQGRWEAHKAAVAKALEAEAAAPVETGSSSFSSEVSGGAGTLADDEALAALREKLSGR; the protein is encoded by the coding sequence ATGACTAACGCAACGACCGCCCCGGCCACCAAGCAGGTCGCCATCAACGACATCGGATCTGCTGAGGACTTCCTGGCCGCGGTCGAGAAGACCCTGAAGTTCTTCAACGACGGAGACCTCATCGAAGGCACCGTCGTGAAGATCGACCGCGACGAGGTCCTCCTCGACGTCGGCTACAAGACCGAGGGTGTCATCCCCTCGCGCGAGCTCTCGATCAAGCACGACGTCGACCCCAACGAGGTCGTGGGCGTCGGCGACCAGGTCGAGGCCCTCGTTCTCCAGAAGGAGGACAAGGAAGGCCGCCTGATCCTGTCCAAGAAGCGCGCGCAGTACGAGCGTGCATGGGGCGACGTCGAGAAGATCAAGGAGAACGACGGTGTTGTCACCGGTTCCGTGATCGAGGTCGTCAAGGGTGGTCTGATCGTCGACATCGGTCTCCGCGGCTTCCTGCCCGCGTCGCTCATCGAGCTGCGCCGCGTCCGCGACCTCACGCCGTACCTCGGCCAGGAGCTCGAGGCCAAGATCCTCGAACTCGACAAGAACCGCAACAACGTCGTGCTCTCGCGTCGTGCGCTGCTCGAGCAGACCCAGTCGGAGTCGCGCTCGAACTTCCTGAACAACCTCCACAAGGGCCAGGTCCGCAAGGGCACGGTCTCGTCGATCGTCAACTTCGGTGCGTTCGTCGACCTGGGTGGCGTCGACGGTCTCGTCCACGTCTCCGAGCTGTCCTGGAAGCACATCGAGCACGCCTCCGAGGTCGTCGAGGTGGGCCAGGAGGTCACCGTCGAGATCCTCGAGGTCGACCTCGACCGCGAGCGCGTCTCGCTGTCGCTCAAGGCGACGCAGGAGGACCCGTGGCAGGTCTTCGCCCGTACCCACGCGATCGGTCAGGTCGCTCCGGGTAAGGTCACGAAGCTCGTCCCGTTCGGTGCGTTCGTCCGCGTCGCAGACGGCATCGAGGGCCTCGTCCACATCTCCGAGCTCTCCGGCAAGCACGTCGAGCTCGCAGAGCAGGTCGTCTCCGTCGGCGAAGAGGTCTTCATCAAGATCATCGACATCGACCTCGAGCGTCGTCGCATCTCGCTCTCGCTCAAGCAGGCCAACGAGTCTGTCGACCCCAACGGCACCGAGTTCGACCCGGCGCTGTACGGCATGGTCACCGAGTACGACGAGAACGGCGAGTACAAGTACCCCGAGGGCTTCGACCCCGAGACCAACCAGTGGAAGGAAGGCTTCGACGAGGCCCGCCTCGCCTGGGAGGCCGAGTACGCCGCTGCTCAGGGTCGCTGGGAGGCTCACAAGGCCGCCGTCGCCAAGGCTCTCGAGGCCGAGGCTGCCGCTCCGGTCGAGACCGGTTCGTCGTCCTTCTCGTCCGAGGTCTCCGGCGGCGCCGGTACCCTCGCCGACGACGAGGCGCTTGCCGCTCTCCGCGAGAAGCTGTCCGGTCGCTGA
- a CDS encoding YchJ family protein yields the protein MSFGAAASVPRGRRLNAQAPCPCGGAEFGSCCGPVLAGADARDPEALMRSRYTAFALGDVRHLRDTWSPRTRPDDVGVDTDTDWLGLTVEASSAAGDEGRVSFRARWRDRRTGESGTLSEHSRFQRHSGRWYYVEAV from the coding sequence ATGTCCTTCGGAGCTGCGGCATCCGTTCCCCGAGGTCGACGGTTGAACGCTCAGGCGCCCTGCCCCTGCGGCGGCGCGGAGTTCGGATCGTGCTGCGGACCGGTCCTCGCCGGCGCGGACGCACGCGATCCCGAGGCGCTGATGCGCTCGCGGTACACCGCCTTCGCGCTCGGCGATGTCCGGCATCTGCGCGACACGTGGTCGCCGCGGACGCGCCCCGATGACGTCGGGGTCGACACCGACACGGACTGGCTCGGGCTCACGGTGGAGGCGAGCTCCGCCGCGGGGGACGAGGGTCGTGTGTCGTTCCGTGCGCGGTGGCGCGACCGACGCACCGGCGAGTCCGGCACCCTCTCGGAGCACAGCCGGTTCCAGCGGCACTCCGGGCGCTGGTACTACGTCGAGGCCGTCTGA